The following proteins come from a genomic window of Candidatus Hinthialibacter antarcticus:
- a CDS encoding MBL fold metallo-hydrolase, which yields MKIKYIGHSCFLLTSSDEVSIIIDPYKPGAYGGAICYSPIVDRADIAVLSREHEDHANVKDLIDQPLSVRADSRVRGVEFDMVDTFHDDCEGQDRGPNRVICFTMDELRVCHLGDLGHVLTPEQIEKIGPVDILFVPVGGRFTIGPAEADQIVEQLQPSIITPMHFKTDKCLFPIEPVESFLDGKNEVRRSNSSEVVVQKSDLPETRTYLYIPPSN from the coding sequence ATGAAAATCAAATATATTGGCCATTCGTGTTTTTTGTTGACTTCCTCTGATGAGGTTTCAATCATTATTGATCCTTACAAGCCGGGCGCTTACGGCGGCGCGATTTGTTATTCGCCAATCGTTGACCGGGCCGACATTGCGGTGCTCAGCCGCGAACACGAAGACCACGCCAACGTCAAAGATTTGATCGACCAGCCGCTGTCGGTTCGCGCCGACAGCCGGGTGCGCGGCGTCGAATTTGACATGGTGGATACCTTTCACGACGACTGTGAAGGCCAAGACCGCGGGCCGAATCGCGTCATCTGTTTTACTATGGATGAACTGCGGGTGTGCCATTTGGGCGACCTGGGGCATGTGTTGACGCCGGAGCAAATCGAGAAAATTGGCCCAGTGGATATTCTGTTCGTCCCGGTGGGCGGGCGCTTCACCATCGGCCCGGCGGAAGCAGACCAAATCGTCGAACAATTACAGCCGAGCATCATCACACCCATGCACTTTAAGACCGATAAGTGCCTCTTCCCGATTGAGCCGGTTGAGTCGTTTTTAGATGGGAAAAATGAAGTGCGTCGTTCTAACAGCAGCGAAGTCGTGGTCCAAAAATCCGACCTGCCCGAAACGCGGACGTATTTATACATTCCTCCCAGCAACTAA
- a CDS encoding TlyA family RNA methyltransferase: MAKQRLDALLASRGLAPSRETAQRYIRAGEVLVDETVFDKPGVQVDEDAVIRLTHKECDFASRGGLKLEKALNAFDIDVSGWTTADFGASNGGFTDCLLRRGAVKVFAIDVGHGQLAYNLQTDPRVVVMDKTNCRYVTQDDLGETVDLVTADLSFISIEKVLPAMQSILKPGGSVIVLVKPQFEIGKGKVGKKGVVRRREDHQQVLEDCYDAYTAAGWRIVGAAVSPITGKSGNIEFLYWMRYNQDQPSINRSELTEIVNNAHENK; this comes from the coding sequence ATGGCAAAACAACGCCTCGACGCACTATTGGCGTCGCGCGGTCTCGCCCCCTCGCGGGAAACCGCCCAACGATACATCCGCGCAGGCGAGGTCTTGGTCGACGAAACCGTCTTTGACAAACCCGGCGTCCAGGTAGACGAAGACGCCGTCATTCGCCTCACCCACAAAGAGTGCGACTTCGCCAGCCGGGGCGGCCTTAAACTTGAAAAAGCGCTCAACGCATTCGACATTGATGTTTCCGGCTGGACGACCGCAGACTTTGGCGCATCCAATGGCGGCTTCACCGATTGCCTGCTGCGGCGCGGCGCAGTCAAAGTATTCGCCATTGACGTTGGTCATGGTCAACTCGCCTATAATCTCCAAACCGACCCCCGCGTGGTGGTGATGGACAAAACCAACTGCCGCTATGTGACCCAAGACGACCTGGGCGAAACCGTTGATCTCGTTACCGCCGACCTCTCGTTTATCAGCATCGAGAAAGTGCTGCCCGCGATGCAGTCGATCCTCAAACCTGGCGGCTCAGTGATTGTCCTTGTCAAACCGCAGTTTGAAATTGGAAAAGGCAAAGTCGGCAAGAAGGGCGTAGTACGGCGCCGCGAAGACCATCAACAGGTGCTCGAAGATTGCTATGATGCGTATACAGCCGCTGGCTGGCGCATTGTCGGCGCCGCCGTTTCGCCCATTACCGGAAAAAGCGGCAACATTGAATTTCTCTATTGGATGCGATACAACCAAGACCAACCATCCATCAATCGAAGCGAATTGACGGAAATCGTGAACAACGCACACGAAAACAAATGA
- the icd gene encoding isocitrate dehydrogenase (NADP(+)) has protein sequence MAYQPAVPTDGQKITFQNGQLTVPDNPIIPYVVGDGTGVDITPAMVKVLDGAVEKAYSGKKKLAWMEVLVGEKAFNETGSWLPEETLQAFRDYFVGIKGPLTTPVGGGIRSLNVALRQELDLFVCLRPVRYFQGVPSPVKHPELVDMVIFRENTEDIYAGIEFAAGTPEAQKMIDFIIKEFPERAAKMRFGTQEKVSGWQKTLESVGMPAREMGIETGIGIKPVSYQGTERLVHSAIAYAIKHNRKSVTLVHKGNIMKFTEGAFRDWGYKVAKDFYGAEELDGGPWMQIPEGKPGAGIIIKDVIADAFLQQILTRPAEYEVIATLNLNGDYISDALAAEVGGIGIAPGANINYVTGHAIFEATHGTAPKYAGQDKVNPGSQILSGVLMLEHLGWQEAADLVVKGIEGAICQKRVTYDFERLMEGATLLKCSEFGDAIIENM, from the coding sequence ATGGCATATCAACCGGCAGTTCCAACCGACGGGCAGAAAATCACATTTCAGAATGGGCAACTGACTGTTCCTGACAACCCAATTATTCCTTATGTTGTTGGCGACGGGACCGGGGTTGATATCACGCCCGCGATGGTCAAAGTTCTCGACGGCGCCGTTGAGAAAGCCTACAGCGGCAAAAAGAAACTCGCCTGGATGGAAGTCTTGGTCGGCGAGAAAGCCTTTAACGAAACAGGCTCCTGGCTGCCGGAAGAAACCCTGCAAGCCTTTCGCGATTATTTTGTCGGTATCAAAGGCCCGTTGACGACGCCGGTCGGCGGCGGCATCCGCTCGCTGAACGTCGCCCTGCGGCAGGAACTCGACTTGTTCGTGTGCTTGCGTCCTGTGCGGTATTTCCAGGGCGTTCCCAGCCCGGTTAAGCATCCTGAATTGGTCGATATGGTGATCTTTCGTGAAAACACTGAAGATATTTATGCGGGCATTGAGTTCGCCGCTGGAACGCCCGAAGCGCAAAAAATGATCGACTTCATCATAAAAGAATTTCCTGAACGCGCCGCGAAAATGCGCTTTGGTACGCAAGAAAAAGTATCCGGCTGGCAAAAAACGCTGGAGAGCGTCGGTATGCCTGCGCGTGAAATGGGTATCGAAACTGGCATCGGCATCAAGCCCGTCAGTTATCAGGGCACCGAACGCCTGGTGCACAGCGCCATTGCCTACGCCATCAAACACAATCGCAAGAGCGTGACGTTAGTGCACAAAGGCAACATCATGAAATTCACCGAAGGCGCGTTTCGCGATTGGGGCTACAAAGTCGCGAAAGACTTTTACGGCGCCGAAGAACTCGACGGCGGGCCGTGGATGCAGATACCCGAAGGCAAGCCCGGCGCGGGCATCATCATCAAAGACGTGATCGCCGACGCCTTCTTGCAGCAGATCCTCACTCGTCCGGCGGAATACGAGGTCATCGCTACGCTGAACCTCAACGGCGATTACATCAGCGACGCGTTGGCGGCGGAAGTCGGCGGCATCGGTATTGCGCCCGGCGCGAACATTAATTACGTCACTGGACACGCCATCTTCGAGGCGACCCACGGCACCGCGCCGAAATACGCAGGCCAGGACAAAGTGAACCCCGGCTCGCAGATTCTCTCCGGCGTGCTCATGCTCGAACACCTCGGCTGGCAGGAAGCCGCCGACCTGGTGGTGAAGGGAATCGAAGGCGCGATTTGCCAAAAGCGCGTGACCTATGACTTCGAACGGCTGATGGAAGGCGCGACGCTGTTGAAATGCTCCGAATTCGGCGACGCGATTATTGAAAATATGTAG
- a CDS encoding P-II family nitrogen regulator — MKKIEAIIKPFKLDDVKDALNEIGIVGMTISEVRGFGRQKGHKELFRGSEYVIDLLPKAKVELVVNDDKCQEVVDAILKSSRTGNIGDGKIFVSDLAEVYRIRTGETGDSAV; from the coding sequence ATGAAAAAAATCGAAGCCATCATCAAACCCTTCAAATTGGATGACGTGAAAGACGCCCTCAACGAAATCGGTATCGTCGGCATGACCATTTCTGAAGTGCGCGGCTTTGGCCGCCAAAAAGGACACAAAGAGTTGTTTCGCGGCAGCGAATACGTCATCGACTTATTGCCCAAGGCGAAAGTTGAACTCGTCGTGAATGACGATAAATGCCAGGAAGTTGTAGACGCAATTCTCAAATCGTCTCGTACTGGCAACATCGGCGACGGTAAGATTTTTGTTTCCGACCTCGCCGAAGTCTACCGCATTCGCACCGGAGAAACCGGCGACAGCGCGGTCTAG
- the mdh gene encoding malate dehydrogenase: protein MQKKITVVGAGNVGASCALYLAEQELGDVVLLDIMEGVPQGKALDILQAGAVLGFDTLLTGTNDYADTADSDIIVITAGLARKPGMDRLDLLKKNAEIVGGIVEQAVKLSPNAIIIMVTNPIDVMVYLSYKKSGFPSHRVIGQAGVLDSARYATFIARELNTSVKHVRAMVLGGHGDSMVPLPSYSTVSGVPITELIPPNRIKAIGDRARTGGGEIVKLLGTGSAFYAPAAATVKMVESIVNDANQILPCSVYATGQYGISDIYVGLPVKLGKDGVTEIIEVNLDPTDKQALLNSAEIYKSSVQEVAEFF, encoded by the coding sequence ATGCAAAAGAAAATTACTGTTGTCGGCGCGGGTAACGTCGGCGCATCGTGTGCGCTTTATCTCGCCGAACAAGAACTAGGCGACGTCGTACTGCTCGACATCATGGAAGGCGTGCCCCAAGGCAAGGCGCTCGACATCTTGCAAGCGGGCGCGGTGCTGGGTTTTGACACACTGCTGACGGGTACAAACGACTACGCCGACACCGCCGATTCTGACATCATCGTCATCACGGCTGGCTTAGCGCGTAAGCCCGGCATGGACCGCCTTGACCTGCTCAAAAAGAACGCTGAGATCGTCGGCGGCATCGTTGAGCAAGCGGTCAAATTATCGCCCAACGCCATCATCATCATGGTGACCAACCCCATCGACGTGATGGTGTATCTCTCTTACAAAAAATCCGGCTTCCCCAGCCACCGCGTTATCGGTCAGGCGGGCGTTCTCGATTCCGCCCGGTACGCGACCTTTATTGCGCGTGAACTCAACACCTCGGTCAAGCATGTGCGCGCGATGGTGTTGGGCGGACACGGCGACAGCATGGTGCCGCTGCCCAGTTACAGTACCGTGTCGGGCGTTCCCATTACGGAATTGATCCCCCCAAACCGCATCAAAGCGATTGGCGACCGCGCCCGCACTGGTGGCGGCGAAATCGTGAAGTTGTTGGGTACGGGCAGCGCCTTCTATGCGCCCGCTGCCGCAACGGTGAAGATGGTTGAGTCAATTGTGAACGATGCGAACCAGATTCTGCCCTGCTCGGTGTATGCGACCGGACAATACGGCATTTCGGATATCTATGTTGGTTTGCCGGTGAAATTAGGCAAAGACGGCGTGACGGAAATTATCGAAGTGAATCTGGACCCGACCGATAAACAAGCGCTGCTTAATTCCGCTGAAATTTATAAGAGCAGCGTGCAAGAAGTCGCTGAATTTTTCTAA
- a CDS encoding NAD(+)/NADH kinase, whose protein sequence is MTPYNQPIPKRVLIVFNPQKEGAHSAAQTAQAYLQQQQIECGCIEYNHPLEKENAIARSSINADVIIILGGDGTILGAARCLAETPKPILGVNLGGFGFLTSSNRTELTEALDCLLRGDYRTVNRFFLEAHIVRGGKRIMQSYALNEALLTLKRPGRLLDVWLCEDGDAPLTYRADGLIVSTPTGSTGHSLSAGGPILEPGLPALIITPVSPHSLFNRPLVIDGKRQLKVGFNHENRELVLILDGQIHADLNPDDEVHICRSQQSIATISLPERGFSQVLRLKFNLGER, encoded by the coding sequence ATGACTCCATACAATCAACCCATCCCCAAGCGAGTATTGATTGTCTTCAACCCGCAAAAAGAAGGGGCGCATAGCGCCGCCCAAACAGCGCAGGCCTATCTGCAGCAGCAACAAATTGAATGCGGGTGCATCGAATACAATCACCCGCTTGAAAAAGAAAACGCCATCGCCCGGTCATCAATAAACGCAGACGTCATTATTATCCTCGGCGGAGACGGCACCATCCTCGGCGCCGCGCGCTGTCTGGCTGAAACGCCGAAGCCCATTCTTGGCGTGAACCTGGGCGGGTTTGGATTTCTGACGTCAAGCAACCGCACCGAACTCACCGAAGCCTTAGACTGTCTACTTCGGGGAGACTACCGCACAGTCAACCGCTTTTTTCTCGAAGCGCATATCGTGCGCGGCGGCAAGCGCATCATGCAATCCTACGCTCTCAACGAAGCGCTGCTTACATTAAAACGCCCCGGCCGTTTGTTGGATGTATGGCTGTGCGAAGATGGAGATGCGCCGTTGACCTATCGCGCCGATGGCCTCATCGTCTCGACGCCGACGGGATCAACCGGACATTCGCTCTCAGCGGGCGGGCCGATTTTGGAGCCGGGGCTGCCTGCGTTGATTATTACGCCAGTCTCGCCGCATTCGCTGTTCAACCGCCCGTTGGTGATTGACGGCAAACGCCAACTCAAGGTCGGATTCAACCATGAAAACCGTGAGTTAGTCTTGATTCTTGATGGGCAAATTCACGCCGACTTGAACCCCGATGATGAAGTCCATATCTGCCGCTCGCAACAGTCGATCGCAACCATCTCGCTGCCCGAGCGCGGCTTCTCTCAAGTATTGCGCTTAAAGTTTAATCTAGGGGAACGCTAG